The Agromyces mariniharenae genome includes a window with the following:
- a CDS encoding CynX/NimT family MFS transporter has protein sequence MKPTAPRPLWAGRSLALIGIVLVAFNLRTAVASLSPILTILERDVTLAPAVVGLLGMLPPLCYAIFGILTPLIAKRFDLEPTLVVALAALTVGLLGRGLAGDALWLVLASTLTFAAIGVGNVLLPPLVKRYFPDRVGLLTAVYVTALSVSTFVPPLVAVPVADASGWRVSLGEWAFVAVLSLVPWIAIMLRPHVDQAADLPEEAERGLLRYAVRSPLAWALAILFTIPGINAYAMFAWIPPILHDIAGTTPAQAGALLSLFAAMGLPASIIVPIVAARWGHVKLLVGIAIVSFVAGYLGLLLAPATATWLWVALIGNGPLLFPLTLVLVNLRTRTHAGSVALSGFVQSVGYLIVAIGPLAVGLLHEAVGGWTWPLLFLLATIVPAAIAGVVAARPRYFEDERAR, from the coding sequence GTGAAGCCGACCGCGCCCCGTCCGCTCTGGGCCGGGCGGTCGCTGGCGCTCATCGGCATCGTGCTCGTCGCGTTCAACCTGCGCACCGCGGTGGCGTCGCTCTCGCCGATCCTCACGATCCTCGAACGCGACGTGACGCTCGCGCCCGCCGTCGTCGGGCTGCTCGGCATGCTGCCGCCGCTCTGCTATGCGATCTTCGGCATCCTGACGCCGCTCATCGCGAAGCGGTTCGACCTCGAGCCGACGCTCGTCGTCGCGCTCGCCGCGCTGACGGTCGGCCTGCTCGGCCGCGGCCTCGCGGGCGACGCGCTCTGGCTCGTGCTGGCGAGCACGCTCACGTTCGCGGCGATCGGCGTCGGCAACGTGCTGCTGCCCCCGCTCGTGAAGCGGTACTTCCCCGATCGCGTCGGCCTGCTGACGGCGGTCTACGTCACCGCCCTGTCGGTGAGCACCTTCGTCCCGCCCCTCGTCGCCGTGCCGGTGGCGGATGCCTCGGGCTGGCGCGTCTCGCTCGGGGAGTGGGCCTTCGTGGCGGTGCTGTCGCTCGTGCCGTGGATCGCGATCATGCTGCGTCCCCACGTCGACCAGGCGGCCGACCTGCCCGAGGAGGCGGAGCGCGGACTGCTCCGCTACGCGGTGCGCTCGCCGCTCGCGTGGGCGCTCGCGATCCTGTTCACGATCCCGGGCATCAACGCCTACGCGATGTTCGCGTGGATCCCGCCGATCCTGCACGACATCGCCGGCACCACGCCGGCCCAGGCCGGTGCACTGCTCTCGCTGTTCGCCGCGATGGGGCTGCCTGCGAGCATCATCGTGCCGATCGTGGCGGCGCGCTGGGGCCACGTCAAGCTGCTCGTGGGCATCGCGATCGTGTCGTTCGTCGCGGGCTACCTCGGGCTGCTGCTCGCGCCGGCGACGGCGACCTGGCTCTGGGTCGCGCTCATCGGCAACGGCCCGCTGCTCTTCCCGCTCACGCTCGTGCTCGTCAACCTGCGCACCCGCACGCACGCGGGCTCGGTGGCGCTCTCGGGGTTCGTGCAGTCGGTCGGCTACCTCATCGTGGCGATCGGGCCGCTCGCGGTGGGCCTCCTGCACGAGGCCGTCGGCGGGTGGACGTGGCCGCTCCTGTTCCTGCTCGCGACGATCGTCCCCGCCGCGATCGCCGGGGTCGTCGCGGCGCGTCCGCGGTACTTCGAGGACGAGCGCGCCCGGTAG
- a CDS encoding bifunctional riboflavin kinase/FAD synthetase gives MKTFKGLDAVPEGFGPSAVTIGKFDGVHNGHRAVIDRIRRIAAADDLRSVVVTFDRNPLALLAPDKCPDPLVSVRQKLELLGSTGIDATLLLPFDRALASVPATEFVERVLVDTLGAKAVLVGRDFRYGARGAGDVKLLQDLGHTFGFTVEVVDDVAPEDGRRVSSTWIRELLAEGDVRHATRLLGHAPTVSGIVVHGAKRGRELGFPTANLTPESEGLIPADGVYAGWLTDAGTRYPAAISVGDNPTFEGVPKKQVEAYVLDRELDLYDHVVDVEFVERLRGMVAFTSIPDLIETMHGDVDRARELLAD, from the coding sequence GTGAAGACGTTCAAGGGCCTCGACGCGGTGCCCGAGGGCTTCGGCCCGAGCGCCGTCACGATCGGCAAGTTCGACGGCGTGCACAACGGCCATCGCGCGGTCATCGACCGCATCCGGCGCATCGCAGCCGCCGACGACCTCCGCTCGGTCGTCGTCACGTTCGACCGCAACCCCCTCGCGCTGCTCGCGCCCGACAAGTGCCCCGACCCGCTCGTGAGCGTGCGGCAGAAGCTCGAGCTGCTGGGCTCGACCGGCATCGACGCCACGCTGCTGCTCCCGTTCGACCGCGCGCTCGCGTCGGTGCCCGCCACCGAGTTCGTCGAGCGCGTGCTCGTCGACACGCTCGGCGCGAAGGCCGTGCTCGTCGGCCGCGACTTCCGCTACGGCGCGCGCGGCGCGGGCGACGTGAAGCTGCTGCAGGACCTCGGCCACACGTTCGGCTTCACGGTCGAGGTGGTCGACGACGTGGCGCCCGAAGACGGCCGCCGCGTGTCGTCGACCTGGATCCGGGAACTCCTCGCCGAGGGCGATGTGCGCCACGCCACGCGCCTGCTCGGGCACGCGCCGACGGTGTCGGGCATCGTCGTGCACGGCGCCAAGCGCGGCCGTGAGCTCGGATTCCCGACCGCGAACCTCACGCCCGAGTCCGAGGGACTGATCCCGGCCGACGGCGTCTACGCGGGCTGGCTCACCGACGCGGGCACACGGTACCCGGCGGCCATCTCGGTGGGCGACAACCCGACGTTCGAGGGCGTGCCGAAGAAGCAGGTCGAGGCCTACGTGCTCGACCGCGAGCTCGACCTCTACGACCACGTGGTCGACGTCGAGTTCGTCGAGCGCCTGCGCGGCATGGTCGCGTTCACGAGCATTCCCGACCTCATCGAGACGATGCACGGCGACGTCGATCGCGCGCGCGAGCTCCTCGCGGACTGA
- the truB gene encoding tRNA pseudouridine(55) synthase TruB, whose product MNSGILLVDKPQGITSHDVVARTRRLAGTRKVGHAGTLDPMATGLLILGVGSATRLLHHLVGLDKEYLATMRLGWDTTTDDAEGEPLAAACADRVAAADEAVVREAMRAWTGDIEQVPSTVSAVKVAGRRAYQRARDGEAVELQARPVTVSAFDLLALRPGDGHVDVDVRVACSSGTYVRALARDVGADLGTGGHLTALRRTRIGAFGVAEASVLDGLDVAEVILSPADAARRTLPVASISAQEAVDLGHGKRITAPGELATASSGTPIAAIDPGDRLVAIVERRGAELKVVTGFPAEEASA is encoded by the coding sequence GTGAACAGCGGCATCCTCCTCGTCGACAAGCCGCAGGGAATCACCAGCCACGACGTCGTCGCGCGCACGCGACGGCTGGCCGGCACCCGCAAGGTCGGGCACGCGGGCACCCTCGACCCCATGGCGACGGGCCTGCTCATCCTCGGCGTCGGGTCGGCGACGCGCCTCCTGCACCACCTCGTCGGGCTCGACAAGGAGTACCTCGCGACCATGCGGCTCGGCTGGGACACCACGACCGACGACGCAGAGGGGGAGCCGCTCGCCGCGGCATGCGCCGACCGCGTCGCCGCCGCCGACGAGGCGGTCGTGCGCGAGGCGATGCGAGCCTGGACCGGCGACATCGAGCAGGTGCCGAGCACCGTGAGCGCCGTGAAGGTCGCCGGCCGGCGAGCCTACCAGCGGGCCCGCGACGGCGAGGCCGTCGAGCTGCAGGCTCGGCCCGTCACCGTCTCCGCGTTCGACCTGCTCGCGCTGCGGCCCGGCGACGGACACGTCGACGTCGACGTGCGAGTGGCGTGCTCCTCGGGCACGTACGTGCGTGCGCTCGCCCGTGACGTGGGCGCCGACCTCGGCACCGGCGGGCACCTCACGGCGCTGCGCCGCACGCGCATCGGTGCGTTCGGGGTCGCCGAGGCATCCGTGCTCGACGGGCTCGACGTGGCTGAGGTCATCCTGAGCCCGGCGGATGCCGCACGCCGCACGCTCCCGGTTGCGTCGATCAGCGCGCAGGAGGCCGTCGACCTCGGGCACGGCAAGCGCATCACGGCGCCCGGCGAGCTCGCGACGGCGTCGAGCGGCACCCCGATCGCCGCGATCGACCCCGGCGACCGGCTCGTCGCGATCGTCGAGCGGCGCGGTGCGGAGCTCAAGGTCGTCACCGGATTCCCGGCCGAGGAGGCATCGGCATGA
- a CDS encoding ketopantoate reductase family protein gives MRIGIIGAGALGGTFAALLARAGHDVEVTARGSGLEAIRADGIRLSGGYGEVHARVAAVEVLTERPELVLLCTKAQDAPLALGRHAELIDGVPVVVVQNGLDGVQTAERFLPHSTCVGVLSIIAANYTEPGVVRVTTTAASYLGRGGGPADDESRRIAAILSEAVPVIAIENFRGAQWTKLVVNMLNAVPAIVGRSVQDVLRDRRLRRVVAASMRETVRVGIARGIRFGSLQGLSNARLRLFARVPVAIGQVLPWMMGVRMGNVPNLGSTQQSVRRGQPTEVDHLNGAVVREAILAELDAPVNEALTVLVHEVERIGEFLPDERVLAEVPQ, from the coding sequence GTGAGGATCGGCATCATCGGCGCGGGTGCGCTCGGAGGCACCTTCGCCGCGCTGCTGGCGCGCGCCGGGCACGACGTGGAGGTCACGGCACGCGGGTCGGGGCTCGAGGCGATCCGAGCCGACGGCATCCGGCTCTCGGGCGGGTACGGCGAGGTGCACGCACGGGTCGCCGCCGTCGAGGTGCTGACCGAACGGCCCGAGCTCGTGCTCCTGTGCACGAAGGCGCAGGACGCCCCGCTCGCACTCGGTCGTCACGCCGAGCTCATCGACGGCGTACCGGTCGTCGTCGTGCAGAACGGGCTCGACGGCGTGCAGACGGCAGAGCGGTTCCTGCCGCACTCGACGTGCGTGGGCGTGCTCTCGATCATCGCCGCCAACTACACCGAGCCCGGCGTCGTGCGCGTGACCACGACCGCCGCGAGCTACCTCGGCCGGGGCGGCGGCCCCGCCGACGACGAGAGCCGGCGCATCGCCGCGATCCTCTCCGAAGCGGTCCCCGTGATCGCGATCGAGAACTTCCGCGGCGCGCAGTGGACGAAGCTCGTCGTGAACATGCTCAACGCGGTGCCCGCGATCGTCGGCCGCAGCGTGCAGGACGTGCTGCGCGACCGCCGCCTGCGGCGCGTGGTCGCCGCGTCGATGCGCGAGACCGTGCGGGTGGGGATCGCCCGCGGCATCCGCTTCGGTTCGCTGCAGGGGCTCTCGAACGCGCGCCTGCGGCTCTTCGCCCGGGTCCCCGTGGCCATCGGGCAGGTGCTGCCGTGGATGATGGGCGTGCGCATGGGCAACGTGCCCAACCTCGGCTCGACGCAGCAGAGCGTGCGGCGCGGGCAGCCGACCGAGGTCGACCACCTCAACGGCGCCGTCGTGCGCGAGGCCATCCTGGCCGAGCTCGACGCGCCGGTGAACGAGGCGCTCACCGTGCTCGTGCACGAGGTGGAGCGGATCGGCGAGTTCCTGCCCGATGAGCGGGTGCTCGCCGAGGTGCCGCAGTGA
- a CDS encoding A/G-specific adenine glycosylase: protein MPRPPSPDLATALNAWFADAARPLPWRAAEVSPWAVLVSEFMLQQTQVARVVPKWEAWIRRWPTPAALASEPPSESVRAWDRLGYPRRALWLHRAAVEIVERHGGEVPDDLDALLALHGIGPYTARAIAAFAFGRRHPVVDTNTRRVIARAVLGQAQPGPPSTARDLAEMSALLPATDAAARVFNAAAMELGATVCTARSPDCDACPIAASCAWRLAGYPAYDGPRKAVQARFEGSDRQVRGLVMRELRAAHRPVARDELTGLWADAAQLDRAIDGLVADGLAVADPQGGLGLPSA, encoded by the coding sequence GTGCCGCGCCCGCCCTCCCCCGACCTGGCGACGGCGCTCAACGCCTGGTTCGCGGATGCCGCGCGGCCGCTGCCGTGGCGGGCCGCCGAGGTGTCGCCGTGGGCCGTGCTCGTGAGCGAGTTCATGCTGCAGCAGACGCAGGTGGCGCGCGTCGTGCCGAAGTGGGAGGCGTGGATCCGGCGCTGGCCCACGCCCGCCGCGCTCGCGTCCGAGCCGCCGTCCGAGTCCGTGCGCGCGTGGGACCGGCTCGGCTATCCGCGCCGCGCGCTCTGGCTGCATCGCGCCGCGGTCGAGATCGTCGAGCGGCACGGCGGCGAGGTGCCCGACGACCTCGACGCGCTCCTCGCGCTGCACGGCATCGGCCCGTACACGGCACGCGCGATCGCGGCCTTCGCGTTCGGCCGGCGGCATCCGGTGGTCGACACCAACACCCGCCGCGTCATCGCACGGGCGGTGCTCGGGCAGGCGCAGCCCGGCCCGCCGTCGACCGCGCGCGACCTCGCCGAGATGTCGGCGCTCCTGCCCGCGACGGATGCCGCGGCGCGCGTGTTCAACGCGGCGGCGATGGAGCTCGGGGCGACGGTCTGCACCGCGCGCTCGCCCGACTGCGACGCGTGCCCCATCGCGGCATCCTGTGCCTGGCGGCTGGCCGGGTATCCGGCATACGACGGTCCACGCAAGGCCGTGCAGGCGCGCTTCGAGGGGTCCGACCGCCAGGTGCGCGGGCTCGTGATGCGCGAGCTCCGCGCGGCCCACCGCCCCGTCGCGCGCGACGAGCTCACGGGCCTGTGGGCGGACGCCGCGCAGCTCGACCGCGCGATCGACGGGCTCGTCGCCGACGGGCTCGCGGTGGCGGACCCGCAGGGCGGCCTCGGGCTGCCCTCGGCCTGA
- a CDS encoding LysR family transcriptional regulator, giving the protein MSVTTLPGRRPSPDDLLVLLAVARAGRYTAAATELGLNHTTIARRISALEDALGGRVLARGAAGWVLTPLGEHAITAAEGVERALGELAPDRPRLSGVVRLSATDGFSGFIASPAIVAVRREHPDVSLEIVSTTRRAAQQRVGVDLEVVVGRPHVHRAEAIHLADYALGLYASRDFLARSGIPASPAELAGAPLVYFIESMLQVDALDEARTPTREMVDAVSSTNVYVHVDATRSGAGFGLLPAFLADRHDDLVRLFPDEIDQHLPYWLVCRPEALRQPTALAFIEALRARIAAVEDQLLGRPRGAAEAAF; this is encoded by the coding sequence ATGTCCGTGACGACGCTGCCCGGGCGCCGGCCGAGCCCCGACGACCTCCTCGTGCTGCTCGCCGTCGCACGGGCGGGTCGCTACACGGCCGCCGCCACCGAGCTCGGGCTCAACCACACGACCATCGCGCGGCGGATCTCGGCGCTCGAGGATGCGCTCGGCGGACGGGTGCTGGCCCGCGGTGCCGCCGGCTGGGTGCTCACGCCGCTCGGCGAGCACGCCATCACCGCGGCCGAGGGCGTGGAGCGCGCGCTCGGCGAGCTCGCGCCCGACCGCCCGCGCCTCTCGGGCGTCGTGCGCCTGAGCGCCACCGACGGCTTCAGCGGGTTCATCGCGTCGCCGGCGATCGTCGCCGTGCGCCGCGAGCACCCCGATGTCTCCCTCGAGATCGTCTCGACCACGCGGCGCGCGGCGCAGCAGCGCGTCGGCGTCGACCTCGAGGTGGTGGTCGGCCGCCCGCACGTGCACCGCGCCGAGGCGATCCACCTCGCGGACTACGCGCTCGGGCTCTACGCGAGCCGCGACTTCCTCGCGCGCTCCGGCATCCCCGCCTCGCCGGCAGAGCTCGCCGGTGCGCCGCTCGTGTACTTCATCGAGTCGATGCTGCAGGTCGACGCCCTCGACGAGGCGCGCACGCCGACGCGCGAGATGGTCGACGCAGTGTCGAGCACGAACGTGTACGTGCACGTCGACGCCACGCGATCGGGTGCCGGGTTCGGCCTGCTGCCGGCGTTCCTCGCCGACCGGCACGACGACCTCGTGCGGCTGTTCCCCGACGAGATCGACCAGCACCTGCCGTACTGGCTCGTCTGCCGCCCCGAGGCGCTGCGGCAGCCGACGGCGCTCGCGTTCATCGAGGCGCTGCGGGCGCGCATCGCGGCCGTCGAGGACCAGCTCCTCGGACGGCCGCGCGGTGCTGCTGAGGCTGCGTTCTAG
- the rbfA gene encoding 30S ribosome-binding factor RbfA: MADPQRARKLADRIKEIVARRLDKGLRDPRLGFVTITDVRVTGDLQHASIFYTVYGTDEERRDSAAALKAATGMLRTEVGRNITARITPSLEFIADAIPENAEHIEALLREARVRDEEVTALASTAAYAGDADPYVKPRDAEDDLDELGEIDDEASDLSDDAELGGAR; this comes from the coding sequence ATGGCCGACCCGCAGCGGGCCAGGAAGCTGGCCGACCGCATCAAGGAGATCGTCGCGCGCCGGCTCGACAAGGGGCTGCGCGACCCGCGACTCGGGTTCGTGACGATCACGGACGTCCGCGTCACGGGCGACCTGCAGCACGCGAGCATCTTCTACACCGTCTACGGCACCGACGAGGAGCGTCGCGACTCCGCGGCGGCCCTCAAGGCCGCGACGGGGATGCTCCGCACCGAGGTCGGGCGCAACATCACCGCGCGCATCACGCCCTCGCTCGAGTTCATCGCCGACGCGATCCCCGAGAACGCCGAGCACATCGAGGCGCTCCTGCGCGAGGCGCGTGTGCGCGACGAGGAGGTCACGGCCCTGGCGTCGACGGCCGCCTATGCGGGCGACGCCGATCCGTACGTGAAGCCGCGCGACGCCGAGGACGACCTCGACGAGCTCGGCGAGATCGACGACGAGGCATCCGACCTCAGCGACGACGCCGAGCTCGGCGGCGCGCGCTAG
- the infB gene encoding translation initiation factor IF-2: MAAKPRVHEIASELGVDSKIALEKLKEMGEYVKGPSSSIEPPVARKLRAALEAAGAAAKAAPAAAAKPATAAKPGPKPAPKPAPQAAPAAPAADAPMTVAERQAQAEEKAAQAAATKPAEAPAAPAAAASDVAKPAAPKPSGAIPRPAPRPGAPRPGNNPFSSSQGMGSRPAQPRPGNNPFSSSQGMGQRPNPGNIPRPQAPRPGSPRPGAPRPGGAGGGRPGGFQRPGGGGGAGAGARPGGPGAGGGFQRPGGGFGGPRPAGGGGRGRGPGGGTAGAFGRGGGKSKARKSKRTKRQEFEMREAPSLGGVSVPRGDGNTVIRLRRGASISDFADKIDANPGSLVTVLFHLGEMATATESLDEATFEVLGAELGYKIQVVSPEDEDKELLEGFDIDLDQELEDETDEVLEQRPPVVTVMGHVDHGKTRLLDAIRNANVVAGEAGGITQHIGAYQVHTEHEGVDRAITFIDTPGHEAFTAMRARGAQVTDIAILVVAADDGIMPQTIEALNHAQSANVPIVVAVNKIDKPDANPAKVRQQLTEFGLVAEEYGGDVMFVDVSARENIGIQELLDAVLLTADAGLDLRANPDKDARGVAIEAKLDKGRGAVATVLIQSGTLRVGDAIVAGTAYGRVRAMADENGDPVAAATPSRPVQVQGLSTVPRAGDTFLVTEEDRTARQIAEKREAAERNAQLAKARKRISLEDFTRALEEGKVEALNLIIKGDVSGAVEALEESLMKIEVDDSVQLRILHRGVGAVTESDIDLATIDNAIVIGFNVRPDVKARERAAREGVDVRFYNVIYNAIDDIENSLKGMLKPEFEEVQSGVAEIREVFRSSKFGNIAGVIVRSGTITRNAKARVIRDGVVVGDNLAIESLRRFKDDVTEVRTDFEAGIGLGKYNDIQVGDEIETIELREKPRA; the protein is encoded by the coding sequence GTGGCTGCCAAACCACGCGTACACGAGATCGCATCCGAACTCGGTGTCGACAGCAAGATCGCCCTTGAGAAGCTCAAGGAGATGGGCGAGTACGTCAAGGGACCCTCGTCCAGCATCGAACCCCCCGTCGCCCGCAAGCTGCGGGCGGCGCTCGAGGCGGCTGGAGCCGCCGCGAAGGCCGCGCCCGCGGCGGCGGCCAAGCCCGCGACCGCAGCGAAGCCCGGCCCCAAGCCGGCGCCGAAGCCGGCACCCCAGGCCGCACCGGCTGCTCCGGCAGCCGACGCGCCGATGACGGTCGCCGAGCGCCAGGCCCAGGCTGAGGAGAAGGCGGCGCAGGCCGCCGCCACGAAGCCGGCCGAGGCGCCCGCAGCACCCGCCGCGGCGGCATCCGACGTGGCCAAGCCGGCCGCGCCGAAGCCCAGTGGTGCGATCCCGCGCCCGGCCCCCCGCCCCGGCGCCCCGCGTCCCGGCAACAACCCGTTCTCGAGCTCGCAGGGCATGGGCTCGCGCCCGGCCCAGCCGCGCCCCGGGAACAACCCGTTCTCCAGCTCGCAGGGCATGGGCCAGCGTCCGAACCCGGGCAACATCCCGCGGCCGCAGGCTCCTCGCCCCGGCTCGCCGCGTCCCGGCGCACCCCGTCCCGGGGGCGCAGGCGGCGGTCGTCCCGGCGGCTTCCAGCGCCCCGGCGGTGGCGGCGGCGCCGGTGCCGGCGCACGTCCGGGCGGTCCCGGCGCGGGCGGCGGCTTCCAGCGCCCCGGCGGCGGCTTCGGCGGCCCGCGTCCCGCGGGCGGCGGCGGTCGTGGTCGCGGCCCCGGCGGCGGCACGGCAGGTGCGTTCGGTCGCGGCGGCGGCAAGTCCAAGGCCCGCAAGTCGAAGCGCACGAAGCGGCAGGAATTCGAGATGCGGGAGGCCCCGTCGCTGGGCGGCGTGAGCGTCCCCCGCGGCGACGGCAACACCGTCATCCGACTGCGCCGTGGCGCCTCCATCTCCGACTTCGCCGACAAGATCGACGCGAACCCCGGTTCGCTCGTCACGGTGCTCTTCCACCTCGGTGAGATGGCCACCGCGACCGAGTCGCTCGACGAGGCCACGTTCGAGGTGCTCGGCGCCGAGCTGGGCTACAAGATCCAGGTCGTCTCGCCCGAGGACGAGGACAAGGAGCTCCTCGAGGGCTTCGACATCGACCTCGACCAGGAGCTCGAGGACGAGACCGACGAGGTGCTTGAGCAGCGTCCGCCGGTCGTCACCGTCATGGGCCACGTCGACCACGGCAAGACGCGCCTCCTCGACGCGATCCGCAACGCCAACGTGGTGGCGGGCGAGGCCGGCGGCATCACCCAGCACATCGGTGCGTACCAGGTGCACACCGAGCACGAGGGCGTCGACCGGGCCATCACCTTCATCGACACCCCGGGTCACGAGGCGTTCACCGCCATGCGTGCCCGTGGTGCGCAGGTGACCGACATCGCGATCCTCGTGGTCGCGGCCGACGACGGCATCATGCCGCAGACGATCGAGGCACTGAACCACGCGCAGTCGGCCAACGTGCCGATCGTGGTCGCGGTGAACAAGATCGACAAGCCCGACGCGAACCCGGCGAAGGTGCGCCAGCAGCTCACCGAGTTCGGCCTCGTGGCCGAGGAGTACGGCGGCGACGTCATGTTCGTCGACGTGTCGGCTCGCGAGAACATCGGCATCCAGGAGCTGCTCGACGCGGTCCTCCTCACCGCCGACGCCGGGCTCGACCTGCGTGCCAACCCCGACAAGGACGCGCGCGGCGTGGCCATCGAGGCGAAGCTCGACAAGGGCCGCGGCGCCGTGGCGACCGTGCTCATCCAGTCGGGCACGCTCCGTGTCGGCGACGCGATCGTGGCGGGCACCGCCTACGGCCGCGTTCGTGCGATGGCCGACGAGAACGGCGACCCCGTGGCCGCCGCGACCCCGTCGCGCCCGGTGCAGGTGCAGGGCCTCTCGACGGTCCCGCGCGCGGGCGACACCTTCCTCGTCACCGAGGAGGACCGCACCGCCCGCCAGATCGCCGAGAAGCGCGAGGCCGCCGAGCGCAACGCCCAGCTGGCCAAGGCTCGCAAGCGCATCTCGCTCGAGGACTTCACCCGTGCGCTCGAAGAGGGCAAGGTCGAGGCGCTCAACCTCATCATCAAGGGCGACGTGTCGGGTGCCGTGGAGGCGCTCGAGGAGTCGCTCATGAAGATCGAGGTCGACGACTCGGTGCAGCTGCGCATCCTCCACCGCGGTGTGGGTGCCGTCACCGAGAGCGACATCGACCTGGCGACGATCGACAACGCGATCGTCATCGGGTTCAACGTCCGCCCCGATGTGAAGGCGCGCGAGCGCGCCGCCCGCGAGGGCGTCGACGTGCGCTTCTACAACGTCATCTACAACGCGATCGACGACATCGAGAACTCGCTCAAGGGCATGCTGAAGCCCGAGTTCGAAGAGGTGCAGTCGGGTGTCGCCGAGATCCGCGAGGTGTTCCGCTCCTCGAAGTTCGGCAACATCGCCGGTGTCATCGTGCGGTCGGGAACGATCACGCGCAACGCCAAGGCGCGCGTCATCCGCGACGGCGTCGTGGTCGGCGACAACCTGGCCATCGAGTCGCTGCGCCGGTTCAAGGACGACGTCACCGAGGTCCGCACGGACTTCGAGGCGGGTATCGGCCTCGGCAAGTACAACGACATCCAGGTCGGAGACGAGATCGAGACGATCGAGCTGCGCGAGAAGCCTCGCGCCTGA
- a CDS encoding YlxR family protein, protein MEPVRTCIGCRSRAPRSSLLRVVSQNSHVVADASAVLPGRGAWLHPTLECYRLAVRKRAFGRALRIRGEVDTSNVENRLNG, encoded by the coding sequence ATGGAACCCGTCAGAACGTGCATCGGATGCCGTTCGCGCGCCCCGCGATCCTCCCTTCTGAGGGTCGTCTCCCAGAACTCCCACGTCGTAGCGGATGCTTCGGCCGTGCTTCCGGGGAGGGGCGCGTGGCTGCATCCGACGCTCGAGTGCTACCGGCTCGCCGTGCGGAAGCGCGCCTTCGGGCGCGCGCTGCGCATTCGCGGCGAGGTGGACACCAGCAACGTAGAGAACAGGCTGAACGGCTAA
- the nusA gene encoding transcription termination factor NusA — protein sequence MDIDLSVLRMMEREKEIPFDELVEIIEQAILMAYLKHTNPGQHGHANPTGARAHLDRKTGHVSIYVPEYDEEGNVIGEAEDSPSDFGRIAAFAAKQVINQRLRDLADDAVLGEFRGREGDIVAGVIQQGPNPRMVHIDLGTVEAILPPEEQVPGEEYPHGQRIRVYVTSVAKGAKGPSITVSRTHPALVRKLFALEVPEIASGVVEIVSLAREAGHRTKIAVRANQPGVNAKGAAIGELGQRVRAVTAELGAEKIDIVDWSDDLATFVASALSPAKVTSAFVIDEQTRAVRALVPDYQLSLAIGKEGQNARLAAKLTGAKIDIQPDSILESN from the coding sequence ATGGACATCGACCTCAGCGTGCTCCGCATGATGGAGCGCGAGAAGGAGATCCCGTTCGACGAACTGGTGGAGATCATCGAGCAGGCGATCCTCATGGCCTACTTGAAGCACACCAACCCCGGCCAGCACGGGCACGCGAACCCCACGGGCGCCCGCGCGCACCTCGACCGCAAGACGGGGCACGTCTCCATCTACGTGCCCGAGTACGACGAGGAGGGCAACGTCATCGGCGAGGCCGAGGACAGCCCCAGCGACTTCGGCCGCATCGCCGCGTTCGCGGCGAAGCAGGTCATCAACCAGCGGCTTCGCGACCTCGCCGACGACGCCGTGCTCGGCGAGTTCCGCGGTCGCGAGGGCGACATCGTCGCCGGCGTCATCCAGCAGGGCCCCAACCCGCGCATGGTGCACATCGACCTCGGCACGGTCGAGGCGATCCTGCCTCCCGAGGAGCAGGTGCCCGGCGAGGAGTACCCGCACGGCCAGCGCATCCGCGTCTACGTGACGAGCGTCGCGAAGGGCGCGAAGGGCCCGTCGATCACGGTGTCGCGCACCCACCCCGCACTCGTGCGCAAGCTGTTCGCCCTCGAGGTGCCCGAGATCGCATCGGGCGTCGTCGAGATCGTGTCGCTCGCCCGCGAGGCCGGCCACCGCACCAAGATCGCCGTGCGCGCGAACCAGCCGGGGGTGAACGCCAAGGGCGCTGCGATCGGCGAGCTCGGCCAGCGCGTGCGAGCGGTCACGGCCGAGCTCGGGGCGGAGAAGATCGACATCGTCGACTGGTCGGACGACCTCGCCACCTTCGTCGCGAGCGCCCTCTCGCCCGCAAAGGTGACGAGCGCCTTCGTCATCGACGAGCAGACCCGCGCCGTGCGCGCCCTGGTTCCCGACTACCAGCTGTCCCTCGCCATCGGCAAGGAGGGCCAGAACGCGCGCCTCGCGGCGAAGCTCACGGGCGCGAAGATCGACATCCAGCCCGACTCGATCCTCGAGTCGAACTGA